Below is a genomic region from Argopecten irradians isolate NY chromosome 14, Ai_NY, whole genome shotgun sequence.
CTGTACTTCTGCATAGCAAAGGTCGAGGTATGACTGGACTAGCATAGCCACAGGGATAACAACCCAGAGCATGTTAAAGAAGACGAGGTAAACCCAGAGAAGGAGGAAGCTGTCTGTACGCAGATTGGGGCTGTCCTGTAGCCATTCTGGGCAAAATGTGATCCAACCTAGAAAATGATTTATGGAATAATGACAAAAAGAGACCTAGTTTTTTATATCCAAGAAATCATTTCAAGGTAAAAATTCTACTTACTGAACAAAATAATAAGctgtataacaaacaaaatatcaaaattaggATCAAGGTGAAAGGCAAAATATAACTTAATGAATACTAATAGCAAAGTTTTCAAACGCATTTATAAGAGGAAATCTGGAACAGAGAACCACTATTATTTAAGTATGATttgatcaaattaaaaaatgatattaaaaagtatgcattttTGCTTAATCTGATAATTTTACCTTTTTATGGCAATTTGTGTATAACTGTAAACAATTAGATTTTAGAATACACTAGAGTATACCTACCTCCATACAATTCACAAACACACAAAACGATCTGTACAAAGTGACGATATGGTCGGTCTTTCACAATAGCATAGCACAGCAGTAAGGCAAGTGGTCCAGCGATTGCCACAGTAAGAATCTCCAAGGATACTATGGTAGGATCAGACACTCCCCAGCGCTTGTCTGCTTTTGCATATTCTTTCCctttaaaataagataatgaTTAAGTCGTGAATAATGCTCATATGACCATACaaagatttatttttcttttgtccACTCAACTTATGTCAATTAAGTcctcactatatatatatatatgtgtagcaAAATGTCATGAAGATAAATTTAAAGTATTTTAACATGTTAAATTGGTTTAGACCAATCATTCCGAACAAAAAATATCATACCggaatatttgtaaaattatggTCATTGTTGgtattattaattaaagacatCTAGTTTGAAAGTCATGAACCATGACCTTTAGAATAGAAGATTTTACATCATAAATTGTGAAATTAGGAACctaataaagttatttttttcttaaatgaaattaatttgattatttgtgtacatgtatgattctattttcttattttaaaatttcatatctaAATAATTAAACTGGTGATCTGAAGTATCAGTTGAATTTTAAGAGTTAGctagtacacatgtacttaCAAATTGTTGCCAAGAAATGGTCAGTGTGATTAACCGTCCCTCTCAATGAAAAACAGACAAATGCTCCCTCCtgaaataatgtaaaatgtaatatgtaaattgaCCCTTCAGACTTCTGCGAGTAACAGCTATCCTATAGGAT
It encodes:
- the LOC138307300 gene encoding emopamil-binding protein-like — encoded protein: MGNDFELQSLLSNVTFLSLSFAATLGLIGIIAGFNFGKTRGQQWTLTWLVYNALTHFILEGAFVCFSLRGTVNHTDHFLATIWKEYAKADKRWGVSDPTIVSLEILTVAIAGPLALLLCYAIVKDRPYRHFVQIVLCVCELYGGWITFCPEWLQDSPNLRTDSFLLLWVYLVFFNMLWVVIPVAMLVQSYLDLCYAEVQKTVTTETTTTKLVTHNYNTRSKKKD